One Nocardia farcinica genomic region harbors:
- a CDS encoding quinone-dependent dihydroorotate dehydrogenase: protein MYALLLRVMFLVPPERIHHLAFAAMRVAARFAPTRALVRRLAVVDDPILHSTVFGVPFRAPLGLAAGFDKNAEGVDVWGPFGWGFAEIGTVTAQAQPGNPAPRLFRLPADRALINRMGFNNHGAARAAEQLRARTATVPIGANIGKTKVVEPAGAAADYATSAALLGPLADFVVVNVSSPNTPGLRDLQAVESLRPLLRTVLETVADGGRSVPVLVKIAPDLSDEDIDAVADLAVELGLAGIVATNTTIRRDGLHTDPEDVAAMGAGGLSGAPVADRSLEVLRRLYRRVGDRLALISVGGIETPEQAYQRVLAGASLLQGYTGFIYGGPFWTRKIHRGLAELLRLDGYTSLTEAVGAEHRGPQPQADTA, encoded by the coding sequence ATGTATGCGCTGCTGCTTCGTGTGATGTTCCTGGTGCCGCCGGAACGCATCCACCATCTCGCCTTCGCCGCGATGCGGGTGGCGGCCCGCTTCGCCCCCACCCGGGCGCTGGTGCGGCGCCTGGCCGTGGTCGACGACCCGATCCTGCACAGCACCGTGTTCGGGGTGCCCTTCCGCGCCCCGCTGGGGCTGGCCGCCGGATTCGACAAGAACGCCGAGGGCGTCGACGTGTGGGGGCCCTTCGGGTGGGGATTCGCCGAGATCGGCACCGTCACCGCGCAAGCCCAGCCGGGCAATCCGGCGCCGCGGCTGTTCCGCCTGCCCGCCGACCGCGCCCTGATCAACCGGATGGGGTTCAACAACCACGGCGCCGCCCGCGCCGCCGAGCAGCTGCGCGCCCGCACCGCCACCGTGCCCATCGGCGCCAACATCGGCAAGACCAAGGTCGTCGAGCCCGCGGGCGCGGCCGCCGACTACGCCACCAGCGCCGCCCTGCTCGGTCCGCTGGCCGATTTCGTCGTCGTCAACGTCAGCTCCCCCAACACCCCCGGCCTGCGCGACCTGCAGGCGGTCGAGTCGCTGCGGCCGCTGCTGCGCACCGTGCTCGAGACCGTCGCCGACGGCGGTCGCAGCGTGCCGGTGCTGGTGAAGATCGCCCCCGACCTGTCCGACGAGGACATCGACGCCGTCGCCGACCTGGCCGTGGAGCTGGGCCTGGCCGGGATCGTGGCCACCAACACCACCATCCGCCGCGACGGGCTGCACACCGACCCCGAGGACGTCGCCGCGATGGGCGCGGGCGGGTTGTCGGGCGCGCCGGTGGCCGACCGCTCCCTCGAGGTGCTACGCAGGCTCTACCGCCGCGTCGGCGACCGGCTGGCGCTGATCTCGGTCGGCGGCATCGAAACCCCCGAGCAGGCCTACCAGCGAGTCCTGGCCGGTGCCAGCCTGCTGCAGGGCTACACCGGCTTCATCTACGGTGGCCCGTTCTGGACCAGGAAGATCCACCGCGGCCTGGCCGAGCTGCTGCGCCTCGACGGCTACACCAGCCTCACCGAGGCCGTCGGCGCCGAACACCGCGGGCCCCAACCCCAGGCCGACACCGCCTGA
- a CDS encoding PfkB family carbohydrate kinase produces the protein MAPHDTGTVAVRNILTRLCKRSGLSADRLRTTEIDVAPLLELPVIRRRAHRDRAAPEAVVAPVVRELAARLAPSDRFIVDAALALGLWRAEPPAGVDPDRLYAPDLGERRASLAEYWHTLHAATDADPNPPELTVRSLRTNPERRAFTALAALLDADPGYGDHGYGEPGYGDHGYDDTDDATARSEAPAAHTAPLGRITVVGDAVIDHIYRTDRLPAEDAPAKGRFAEHLGGKGLNRAVAAARLGFRVQLMAAVGDDPAGRRILRALRREDVGTDLVRIAAGEPTPVAALIVTATGAYGVIGRGDDAVRLSAEDLTTPAALAALTDCDALLLTFEQPTPVLEQVLRLLRAGARTRPRLFVQPTPPLEAPQYLYEFFDRIDYLIGTPGELAQLVGADPAAAGSETEEQVVHRLRALGVDCVCVVEGLHCRVRSAALTLDVPRPAAAHLDESPGAPAAFVAALARRLAGHGWSAAEPADFAWATAAMAATQSFGEIPHAMPAAAQIDRIAGFTTHAAAGAEYLTGGTG, from the coding sequence ATGGCGCCGCACGACACCGGCACCGTCGCCGTCCGCAACATCCTCACCCGGTTGTGCAAACGTTCCGGGCTCAGCGCCGACCGGTTGCGCACCACCGAAATCGACGTCGCGCCGCTGCTGGAACTGCCCGTCATCCGCCGCCGCGCCCACCGCGACCGGGCCGCGCCCGAGGCCGTCGTCGCGCCGGTCGTGCGCGAGCTGGCCGCCCGCCTGGCGCCCAGTGACCGCTTCATCGTCGACGCCGCCCTCGCGCTCGGCCTCTGGCGCGCCGAGCCACCCGCCGGGGTCGACCCCGACCGGCTCTACGCCCCCGATCTCGGCGAACGACGCGCGTCCCTGGCCGAGTACTGGCACACATTGCACGCCGCCACCGACGCCGACCCGAATCCGCCGGAACTCACCGTGCGTTCACTGCGCACCAACCCCGAACGCCGCGCCTTCACCGCGCTGGCCGCCCTGCTCGACGCCGACCCCGGCTACGGCGACCACGGCTACGGCGAACCCGGCTACGGCGACCACGGATACGACGACACCGATGACGCGACAGCCCGGTCCGAGGCACCCGCCGCGCACACCGCCCCGCTCGGCCGCATCACCGTGGTCGGCGACGCGGTGATCGACCACATCTACCGCACCGATCGCCTCCCGGCCGAGGACGCCCCCGCCAAGGGCCGCTTCGCCGAACATCTCGGCGGCAAGGGCCTCAATCGGGCGGTCGCGGCGGCCCGGCTCGGATTCCGGGTGCAGCTGATGGCCGCGGTCGGCGACGATCCGGCCGGGCGACGCATCCTGCGCGCGCTGCGCCGCGAGGACGTCGGCACCGACCTGGTGCGCATCGCCGCCGGCGAACCGACCCCGGTGGCGGCGCTGATCGTGACCGCCACCGGCGCCTACGGCGTCATCGGCCGCGGTGACGACGCGGTGCGGCTGAGCGCCGAGGATCTCACCACACCTGCCGCGCTGGCCGCGCTCACCGACTGCGACGCGCTGCTGCTGACCTTCGAGCAACCCACCCCGGTGCTCGAACAGGTCCTGCGGCTGCTGCGGGCCGGAGCCCGCACGCGGCCCCGGCTGTTCGTGCAGCCCACCCCGCCGCTGGAGGCGCCGCAGTACCTGTACGAGTTCTTCGACCGCATCGACTATCTGATCGGCACGCCCGGTGAGCTGGCCCAGCTCGTCGGCGCCGACCCCGCCGCGGCCGGATCGGAGACCGAGGAACAGGTGGTGCACCGGTTGCGCGCGCTCGGCGTCGACTGCGTGTGCGTGGTCGAAGGGTTGCACTGCCGGGTGCGTTCGGCCGCGCTCACCCTCGACGTGCCGCGCCCGGCCGCCGCGCACCTGGACGAATCCCCCGGCGCGCCTGCGGCTTTCGTCGCCGCGCTGGCGCGCCGGCTGGCCGGGCACGGCTGGAGCGCGGCCGAGCCCGCCGATTTCGCGTGGGCGACCGCGGCGATGGCGGCCACCCAGTCCTTCGGTGAGATCCCGCACGCCATGCCCGCGGCCGCGCAGATCGATCGGATCGCGGGCTTCACCACCCATGCCGCGGCCGGCGCCGAATACCTCACCGGCGGCACCGGCTGA
- a CDS encoding DUF5703 family protein, which produces MASRSSRTALPAGWETGSDSDDYEYVPLRLPKDVTRVTASMRLAIQAEFGGWELSRVRAYTDGSRKVLLRRRKSALLPQPEPGM; this is translated from the coding sequence ATGGCGTCCAGGAGCTCCCGCACAGCGTTGCCTGCCGGTTGGGAGACCGGCAGCGACAGCGACGACTACGAGTACGTGCCGCTGCGGCTGCCCAAGGACGTGACCCGGGTGACCGCCTCGATGCGCCTGGCCATCCAGGCCGAGTTCGGCGGCTGGGAGCTCTCCCGCGTGCGCGCCTACACCGACGGCAGCCGCAAGGTGCTGCTGCGTCGCCGCAAGTCGGCGCTACTACCCCAGCCGGAACCGGGGATGTGA